In Pseudobythopirellula maris, a single window of DNA contains:
- a CDS encoding type II toxin-antitoxin system RelE/ParE family toxin — protein MTYRVVVTGPAKHDIRSNLRWWAENRSAEEANRWFLGIEHEIASLQTMPLRHSLAEEAGLMVVEIRQMPFGLGRRPSHRVLYAVKDDEVIVYRVRAIRQSALSLEELQG, from the coding sequence ATGACTTATCGCGTCGTAGTAACCGGCCCCGCCAAACACGACATCCGGTCGAATCTGCGTTGGTGGGCTGAGAATCGATCGGCTGAAGAGGCAAACCGTTGGTTTCTCGGTATCGAACACGAAATCGCCTCATTACAGACTATGCCGCTCCGGCACAGCTTGGCTGAAGAAGCCGGATTGATGGTGGTGGAGATCCGCCAAATGCCCTTCGGCCTAGGCAGGCGGCCATCGCACCGCGTTCTCTACGCGGTGAAGGACGATGAAGTGATCGTTTATCGCGTGCGGGCGATCCGGCAAAGCGCGCTCTCGCTCGAAGAGTTGCAAGGCTAA
- a CDS encoding winged helix-turn-helix domain-containing protein, with protein sequence MAKKSAPKKPAPKTNGASKAVTKKAAPKKSAAKKPAKVKAPASEKSPSKTAATPMLSEELIGRTAGEVWGVLAADGEQTLAAVKKRVMAPGDVVMASIGWLAREGKLTFKTSGRSLKLSLRG encoded by the coding sequence ATGGCGAAGAAATCCGCACCCAAGAAGCCCGCACCGAAGACCAACGGCGCCTCGAAAGCCGTCACCAAGAAGGCCGCCCCCAAGAAATCTGCCGCGAAAAAGCCCGCGAAAGTCAAAGCTCCCGCCAGCGAGAAGTCGCCGAGCAAAACGGCTGCGACGCCGATGTTGTCGGAGGAACTCATCGGCCGCACCGCCGGCGAGGTTTGGGGCGTGCTCGCCGCCGACGGCGAGCAGACACTCGCCGCGGTGAAAAAACGGGTGATGGCGCCGGGCGACGTGGTCATGGCGTCGATCGGCTGGCTCGCGCGTGAAGGGAAGCTCACCTTCAAGACGAGCGGCAGGAGCCTCAAGCTCTCGCTGCGGGGCTGA
- the sdhB gene encoding succinate dehydrogenase iron-sulfur subunit yields MIAPSQSARPAAKRPETFDVRVLRQTAPGEPQRWERFRVPYEPNMNVISVLQRIAAMAKTAAGADTAPVAWDCNCLEEVCGACTMVINGRVRQSCSALVDKLLDDRPGEIELRPMSKFPVLRDLVVDRRRMFRGLERVKAWAPVDDYLDRGRGPNESQASQETRYPLSECMTCGCCLEACPQYTKVELEQKAGESDAAFEARQQKAYDTEFVGAQVISQAILFNEHGAGKMAKGERLEALMGPGGVQVCGNAQNCVAVCPKEIPLTRSIAKAGRQTTLYAIGKFFDR; encoded by the coding sequence ATGATCGCTCCCAGCCAATCCGCCCGTCCCGCCGCCAAGCGTCCCGAGACCTTCGATGTCCGCGTGCTGCGGCAAACGGCCCCCGGCGAGCCGCAGCGTTGGGAGCGGTTCCGTGTGCCGTACGAGCCGAACATGAACGTCATCAGCGTCCTGCAAAGGATCGCTGCGATGGCTAAAACCGCCGCCGGCGCCGACACGGCCCCAGTCGCGTGGGACTGCAACTGCCTGGAAGAGGTGTGCGGCGCCTGCACGATGGTCATCAACGGCCGCGTCCGGCAGTCGTGTTCGGCGCTGGTCGACAAGCTGCTCGACGACCGGCCGGGCGAGATCGAGCTGCGGCCGATGAGCAAGTTCCCGGTGCTGCGCGACCTGGTGGTCGACCGCCGGCGGATGTTCCGCGGCCTGGAGCGGGTGAAGGCGTGGGCCCCGGTGGACGACTACCTCGATCGTGGCCGCGGCCCGAACGAGTCGCAGGCGAGCCAAGAGACGCGCTACCCGCTCTCGGAGTGCATGACCTGCGGCTGCTGCCTCGAGGCGTGCCCGCAGTACACCAAGGTGGAACTCGAGCAAAAAGCGGGCGAGTCAGACGCGGCCTTCGAGGCGCGGCAGCAGAAGGCGTACGACACCGAGTTTGTCGGCGCGCAAGTGATCAGCCAAGCGATCCTGTTCAACGAGCATGGCGCCGGCAAGATGGCCAAGGGCGAGCGGCTTGAGGCGCTGATGGGCCCCGGCGGTGTGCAGGTTTGCGGCAACGCCCAGAACTGCGTGGCGGTTTGCCCGAAGGAAATCCCGCTCACCCGCTCGATCGCCAAGGCAGGCCGGCAGACCACGCTGTACGCGATCGGCAAGTTCTTCGACCGCTGA